Sequence from the Pleomorphomonas sp. T1.2MG-36 genome:
TGAACCGCCCGGTAAGGCCATCAGAGATTCTGCTCAGCGCACTGTCAAGCGGACGGCCGCCCAACCCGCCGGCAGGCGCTGCACAAACAATGCGCCAATGCCTTCATAGGCGGCTTCGCCTCGTCCTGCGGGGTTCCCGGGCGACGAGCGCGCCCGGGAACTCTCTTGGATCGCCCGTCAGTCGGCCGCCTTCTCTACATAGCGCGGGAAGATGCCGACCGGCGCCGGCAGAGTGACGCCCCCCACAAGAGCCCCACCTTCGCCAAGGCTGTCGAAGGCCCGACGATCGGCGGGCACGGCCAGGAGGTCGAGCAGCTTTTCCATCGATGCCGGCATCACCGGCTGGATCAGGATGGCGACGTTTCTGAGCAGTTCCGCCGTCACCCACATGATGGTGGCGAAGCGTGCCTCGTCGGTCTTGCGAACCGTCCACGGCGCCTCGGCATCGAAGTAGCGGTTGGCCTCGCCGAGAACGGCCCAGATGGCATTGAGCATCTGGTGGATCTGCTGCCCCTCGATCGCCTCGCGGCAAGCCGGCAGCAGACCGTAGACGCTCTGGAGGATCGTCCGGTCGGCGTCGGTGAGCGGTCCGGGCGTCGGCAGCACGCCGCCAAGGTTCTTGGCAATCATCGACAGCGACCGCTGCGCGAGGTTGCCGAGATTGTTGGCGAGATCGGCATTCATGCGGCCGACGATCGCCTCGTGGCTGTAGTTGCCATCCTGGCCGAAGGAGACCTCGCGCAGGAAGAAGTAGCGGACGGGATCGAGACCGTAGGTATCGACCATCTCCTGCGGCCCGACGACGTTGCCGAGCGATTTCGACATCTTCTCGCCGCGGTTGAACAGAAAGCCGTGGGCGAAGACGCGCTTGGGCAGCGGCACACCGGCGCTCATCAGGAAAGCCGGCCAATAGACGGTGTGGAAGCGGACGATATCCTTGCCGATGATGTGCAGGGCCGGCCAGTATTTCCGGAACATCTCGCTATTGGTGTCGGGATAGCCGAGCGCCGTGATGTAGTTGGTCAGCGCATCGACCCACACGTACATGACGTGCTTGTCGTTGCCTGGCACCGGAATGCCCCAGTCGAAGGTGGTACGCGAGATCGAGAGGTCCTTGAGCCCGCCCTTGACGAAGCTCGTCACCTCGTTCCGGCGCTCGTCGGGACCGATGAAGTCCGGCTGCTCCTCGTAGAGCTTCAGGAGCCTGTCCTGATAGGCGCTCAGGCGGAAGAAGTAGCTCTCCTCCTCCACCCACTCAACGGGGGTTCCCTGCGGACCGAAGCGGATGCCGTCGTCGGAGACGATGGTTTCCTCTTCGCCGTAATAGGCTTCGTCGCGGACCGAGTACCAGCCGGCATACTTGTTCAGGTAGATGTCGCCGTTGGCTTCCATCGCCTTCCAGATCGCCTGGCAGGCAACGCGGTGACGCTCCTCGCTGGTGCGGATGAAGTCGTCGTTGGAGAGGTTCAGGAGCGTGGCCATCTCCAGGAACCGGGCCGAGTTGCGATCGGCGAGCTCGCGGGCGGTGATGCCCTCCTT
This genomic interval carries:
- the metG gene encoding methionine--tRNA ligase, producing the protein MKPTFYITTAISYPNGAPHIGHAYEAMATDVMARFMRLDGHDVRFLTGTDEHGIKMLQTARKEGITARELADRNSARFLEMATLLNLSNDDFIRTSEERHRVACQAIWKAMEANGDIYLNKYAGWYSVRDEAYYGEEETIVSDDGIRFGPQGTPVEWVEEESYFFRLSAYQDRLLKLYEEQPDFIGPDERRNEVTSFVKGGLKDLSISRTTFDWGIPVPGNDKHVMYVWVDALTNYITALGYPDTNSEMFRKYWPALHIIGKDIVRFHTVYWPAFLMSAGVPLPKRVFAHGFLFNRGEKMSKSLGNVVGPQEMVDTYGLDPVRYFFLREVSFGQDGNYSHEAIVGRMNADLANNLGNLAQRSLSMIAKNLGGVLPTPGPLTDADRTILQSVYGLLPACREAIEGQQIHQMLNAIWAVLGEANRYFDAEAPWTVRKTDEARFATIMWVTAELLRNVAILIQPVMPASMEKLLDLLAVPADRRAFDSLGEGGALVGGVTLPAPVGIFPRYVEKAAD